The DNA window ATTATTCGAATTCAAATCCTAATTGATTAAAATTTTGGACTACCCAATATCCAATATCCAATATCCAATATCCAATATCCAATTTCCATTCAGGCGATTCACACAACGTCATGCTTGCGAAGCCCACATGACGTATACCCGCATTTCGTAGTGGCTTCGTATAATATTTGTTGGCATGGGTACCACTGTTACCAATTATAAAACTCAGAGAATTAATGGGGGTAAGGGAATGCCTTAAGATAATGACAATGATAAAGATAATGCTAATGATGAGGCCATTAAGTCTCTCCATTACAATttgcaaatattttttattattaattttttgataaaaacaaTTTGCAAATATTAATATCACAGAAAGCGACAAACTTGGTTAACCTTACCCTCGCCTCCATGGTACAGagtagaataaaaaaagaaagagggctTGCATGGGCTATATTTCGTATCAtctgtatttttgtttttgtttataatttattttaaaaaaatcattaataaacaaaatttttatttaaaaaatattaaaaatattgaTAATCATAAGACATAATAGAATATGGAATGAGAAATCATTTGATAACTACCTACttgtaaataatttttataaCATGTTCTTAAGAAATGGATTCCAACTAAAGAAATTTAGCCTTTAATGGACAAATGGACCCAAAGCTCATATATAGTTTAAATAATGGGTGTAGGGTTTTTCCCATTCACCCATCTTCCATCTCAATTCATTTATAAAATCATGAAAGAGAGTATTATgctaaaattattatttttttattattataaaaaatgaagaGTATTTTCTAATCTAACAGCATAGGGGAACATAGATTGAAATCTTCTATAGCTACACACCCTGTGGCGCATACCCAATGACCAAGAATGTCTTGGATTGTGCTTAAATGCTTTGAACTACATATTTGAGCGTTCATGTTCGCTAGATGTGTACTACACGTTTTGTAACACTAAAAAAAAGCCCTAATACACTAATTTCAGCATTGTAAGAAAGTATTATATCATTCTCTATTTTTAACATgtggggaagaggaagaagtcaTGAAGGAGATAGATCTCATCTGCCTAGGGAAGTCAATCGTCAATCCTTTCATCAATAACAATTCTGTCTCTATCCATTAAcataaaagttgtagagcaATCGTCATGGTTGGGACGCCCACATGACGTTAATTCCTATTTCGTAGGCTTATTACGCACCACTCCAGCCGTTCAACGTCAGCTTTGCAGGTGGGGTCGGACTTTCGCGTTTTGTAACGTACGGTTCAGATACTGCTTGGTCTGGGCTCCACCATATAAAATACGCACGTTTTATAAAACTCAACATGGTTAATGGGTAATTGGGGATTTACccttaatataatataataacatTAATTAACGGCCAACCGCCAGCATATTGGCTAATCTTATTGTCACAAAAGCGACAAGATCTGAATTAGTTTCACACGTTGGTTGACCTTGATTTGCCATTCCCGGTCTATACCATAAGTAGAGGAGAGATTCAAATTTAAGATGTATATTTGAAATCTATttgtatcattatttttttattcaatcaaatTATATTCGGGTTTTTGAGAATTAATTATGCGATTCAAttagataatcaattaatgattttaagaattaaattagggttttagagaaTTAATTATGCGAAAttagataatcaattaatgattttaagaattcTTAAACTTTAGAAGGTTTagagaataataaaaataagttaATTAGGGAGAGAAATGTTTGGATTACATAAGTCAGAGAGTAAACGGATAGTCAAAAATCTGAATTCAATCTATATCCGCTTAGGGGTATTCGAATCCAATCTATCTGTTTAAGGGTATCTAAATCCAATCATATCCAatactatccatttacatccctaattcAAATGCACTCCCCCCCCCAAACTATACTCACCTTCACCGAGACATCAAAAGCAGAGGTGATCGTTCAGAGCACCGAAGATCATGGCAGCGGCAGCATCAGCATCAGCGAAACAAACCCTAGCTTCTCCTTTAATTCCTCGTATAAAGCCAGAACTCCATCTGGATCTAATTTCTTCACTAGCCCCAACATGAGATGATTATAGACAATTGAGTCCGGAGCGAAACCCTTCTCAAGCATCTCATTTTTCAGTTCTACAGCCCGATCAACCTTGTTGTTATCCACAAGCCCCTTCACAAGAATGCGATAAGTAGTAGGAGAAGGATTAAAAGGGGCATCATTGATAAGCTGCTTATAATGTTCAAGAGCAGTATCAGTTTTCCTACAATCACAGTAGGCGTTAATGAGGAGATTGTGGGTGACGACGTTAGCAGCGACACCAGCCTGAGTGATAAATCGATGAAGCGAGAGGAGATCGGAGTATCGAGATTGGCGGAGGAGAGCGGCCATGACAGCGTTACAAGTAAAGATGGTGGGTCTGCAATTGGAGTAAATGGAATGCCGAGTGAGGAGTGCGGCTTCATCCAGGTCGTTCTGGCGGATGAGGGTAAGGATTCGGTTGTGGAGGTTGAGGCGATTGCCGGTGAGGACAGTGACGGATTCTGGGAGTTTGGGGGCATTaggattagggttagggtttatgggACGTTGTTGGGGCTGGGTGTGACGGAGGGAGTTGAGAGGTGGTTCTATTCGGAGGCGGCGCTTGCGGCGACGACGCTCGGCGGCACGGCGAAGCTCATCTGATCCGTCTCCATTATAtgattttctggtttttctctgttcttccaccttgttcggctgagagagagagagagagagagagagagagagagagagagagagagttacagTTAAAACCTCTTTCATGGTGATTAGAGCACTTGCAGCGGCCATGGTACCGGATCGAGCTTTGAAACCGAACAGAGTATTTGGAAGGAGAATTGAAACCCCCCACCGAGGGTTCAAAATCAGGATTTCAATACAAGAAACGAAGTGCGGAAGAATCGAAAAATAGATGATTTGGTCAAAGGCGACGATGGTGGGAGCACTTGGAGGGTCACGGAGGTGGAGAGTGAGATCTCCGGTGGGGGAGGAGGAGTGGTTCGGTGAGTTTGgggaaattcagaaaaaaaggccaaaaacgaaagagaagagaaagagatacttagagcaagggtattttggtattttaaataaaatattattgctgacatcagcatataaggtatattctttaacagtgactgacggtagggggtccgaggctaatttggtgaaagagagggggtgtccctctaatattggaattctccagggggtggcgttgtaaattaccctaaaaataACTAAGATAACTTAGAAATATGGATTAAGAATAAATTGTATTAATTAGGGAGAGAAATGTTTGGATTACATAAGTCAGAGAGTAAACGGATAGTCAAAAATCTGAATTCAATTAATATCCGCTTAGGGGTATTCGAATCCAATCTATCTGTTTAAGGGTATCTAAATCCAATCATATCCAatactatccatttacatccctaattcAAATGcactccccccaaaaaaaaaaaaaaaatcttatgagCAAATCCGAACCATTGAATGAAATGAAAGCATTATTTAAAAATCATGTGTCAAAATTGCGACCATAATTTATTTGTGTAACTCCCTTGACTTGCATTGCCCATTTTCTTGACAATGGTAGAATTATTCAAATCTTTAAacttatattcatttttttggttttactatttttttaatagaatcaaattcaattcaaactCAACACATAAGTAAGAAGGAATAATTAATACTTCTCGATTCCTAAAGTGCCATCATGTTTGGGAAACCCACATGACGTAAACCTCAATTCGTAAGCTTCATACGTAGCACTTCATGATTTTGGCATGAGGTatgtcaatttttatttatttattaatttttattttttacaagaAACCCATCTTATAACGTATGGTTCAAATAATTGCTTGGCATTTGGTCCCACTATTACCGTATTAAAACGTGTACATTAGAGAATTGCCTTGAtacaataataatgataatgatcATGATGGAGGTGATTAAAATTTGTAAATATTAATATGAGAACAAGATTTGAGTTAAATTTCACACGTTGGTTGACCTTACCTTTGCCCTCTATAGTCCACTCCACACTAAAATTCGGAAGGGAAGGATTCTTTTGACGTTCCccaaatgatgaagaagcacAAGTCACAACCACTGGTGATTTGGAACTATGGTTTAAAATATCAAGGTTGGTCTTGGGATTggaaaagaaatatttcaatTCAGATTAGCCTGGATAGAAATATCCCTTCTtgtcattgaaaaaaaattcaaaattcttacCTTATTACCCTTCATTTCTACTGATCCAATGATATGGTATCAACTAAGAAATGTTACATTCGAATCCAAAACAATTGATTGAGATGAAAGAATTGAAAGAATTATTCGTAATATGCCAAATTTGGGACGAACTGAAATgatccggaaaaaaaaaaaactgaaccaggttatggatttttgtttttgggaaatcggcacaaaaaaaaaaaaaaaaaaacagaaatcaacTGGACCTTAATCGAATTAGACCAAAACTGAACAATCCGTTAATAATTCGGTTTTAATTTGAGCTGGTACATGCATAAAACCAATTCAGCCCAATTAAAACCGGACATTTGACAACTCAAGATGTGATTTCATTAACAAGAAATGTTATCAAGAGCTTGAGACAGCATCTTGATCCATTTATCTACACTAAAcagaaattaaaacaaaaaagaatataatggAGAATTAATAGTTTCTGAATCACCATCTAATATTGATACTCAAACCCATAACACAAGAACCAACAAACAGATTCTCTAATTAATTtcccaaaattgatttttggatAGAATCAACAATTATTTATCTCAAATTGGTAAATGAACTTAAATGAGGTACATAAAtcctaactaaaaaaaaaaaaaaagattgcaaCCAAATATAGGCTAAAACAACTCTTCATCATAGAATACATCACTGAGATAAAATGAATCAATCAACTCCATATCCATGTCGATACTGCAGGAAGAGCTACTGCTACCTCCTGAAACAACATCCTCTTGGCCCATCTTGGAAGTCGATGGTGATGCCGATGTCGGTGGGGATGATTTGAATTTGGTTAGAGCCTGTGGTGGAAGGTATtttgaggaggatgatttgttCTCTTGTTCAATTGAGggaaaggattttttttgttcttccttgCTTGAGGGAAGGATGAGAGGAAAATAGGCTCTTGTTTGGTTGTTGTGTTTGATTCAAAATTTAGTAGAACACCCTCTTCAGCTGTAGAATCCAAGATGAATGAGGCCTTGAGGACATCTTGGCAAGTGTGGTGGCCCATATATTTGGTCCAAAACTTTGGTGTCTCATCTTCTGTTCTTTGAACTTGTTTGGTTGCTTGACAACCTTGATCAAACCTGTAGGTGCACCTGAAGTAGCACCTATACATCAGGAGAATTGATTAGACACACattcatatctctctctctctctctctctctctctctctctaccctaGTAAACAATTAGGAAAATGAAGAAGACCTTAGATGTTTGGCATTGAGGATCCCTTTCTGCCCATATTTTCTCCAAGCATAGCCATCTTCAATGGGCATAGAAGTAATCCTGGTCCATGTCTCTTGCATGTTTCTGCAAATCAATAAATCATCAGTAAGCAAAACTGTCAACATTTTAGAAATCAAaacacccaaaagaaaaatttccTCCAGAAGATTGATTCACTCCCCCACCCTTGGCATTGGCCAaagaataaaaatggaaaagatgcaagtcttatctcaactaaatgagGATAGCAAAGAGTATGTCTCTATCAATTTGAGATCTAGTGATAGCTCAATTCAATTCAACTCGACCAAACCTTATCTCATCTAAATGGGGTCAAGTTTACTTGACTGATTATTCAAATCTACAAATTCCTCCTTAATATCGATGACTACATCTGCCCTTTAATTACTCaaaatagtcttttttttttggtaaaactcacTATAGTCTACACCTTAgcaaattttcttaaatttttaatcatacattttttcccccttttagtataacttttattttttcaacgAGTGTAAATACTATTTTTTCATATGTATACTTGACAAATATGTAAGACATTGATAACTTTTATAATGATATAATGTTAAGTCACTTTGAGGACAGATCTCAATGCAAGCTCCATTACAATTTAGTGATTATAATTTAGTGGTTGTGGGTTTGAATTGAAAAACAACTTTCTTACAAAGCAagggtaaggttgtgtacattaTTACCCTTCCCATACCTCACAGGCTCGCAGTGGCGTGAACCTCTtccactgggtatgccctttatAATGTTAAattacttttaaattattttaaaacttCTGGGAATCAGAGATCAAACAAAAAAGGTTAAATGTTCTAAATACTGCTATAGAGGTGCCATTTAGGCAGCCTATTAAGTAAGAGATGAAGACTACATATATATGCAAGATTACCTTATCTTAGCTCGCTTTCTACTTTGATCCTTCGAGGTAGGAATTTCCTCACTAGTCCTCCGGTGATTCCAACAAGGAGAGCTTGTAGGAAACTTGCCGGAATCATTGGAGCTGAGTATTGAAAGAGCCTCCGTGAAAGACCTCAATATCCTTGTTACCAGATCTTCAGCAGTGGCTGACCCTCTACCAAATCCGGTTAACTCATGGAGGATAACCTGAAGTTGGGCAGCTAATCCACGACCTTGAACAAGTTCTTCAATCACCTTTTCCTGAATAGAATGTAGGTTTCCAGCAAGGGGAGACTCCATTGCCTCCTTATGTCTCTCTCTAGCAATCTCTCTCACACACCACCTCTATggcttcacttttttttttttttttttcttttatgagagAGACTATGGCTTGATATATAGATTCCGGAACAGTGGAAGTGTTAATTAATTAAGACTTTAATGAGAGAGATTGTCTAGTAAGTggggaagaggaagatgcaTGGAGATAGCTAAATAATGGCCGAAGTCTTTCATCAACAACTCTAACTCCAAATTAAGGGTGTCATGTATGGGAAGCCCACATGACGTTAACCCATTTCGTCAGCAACATGGTACTTCTACGTCAATTCCCCCGGTGATTGTCTTTTAACTATGCTTGATTTTTGTGATGTATATGGTTTAGATAATGCTTGACTTCGATGTCACTGATCGTATTAACACACGTTTTCTAAATCCATAAAGTATTAAAGGAATTcccttaataataataataataatcattcaCCCATCTACATTGCAACTTGCAAATATTAAGATCACACAAAGTGACAAGATTTGAGTTAGTTTCACACCATTGTTGACCAAAATGTACAGATGGACAAATTCTTGACCCCCGCGAATTTTGGGTCAAGGGTTTAGGTGAAGGTAATGACTTGTTACTAATACCCATGATTAGAAGGGAAATAAAGAAAGTCAAATAAGTattaagaaaattttttaaatcaccACCTAACATTATTGTATAATTAACTCAAAAACATACAAAATCTAGtcattgaattttatttttcgaTTGCAACCAAATCCATTTtattgaaaatgaaataaagataacctctaaaaaataaaatta is part of the Macadamia integrifolia cultivar HAES 741 chromosome 9, SCU_Mint_v3, whole genome shotgun sequence genome and encodes:
- the LOC122089031 gene encoding uncharacterized protein LOC122089031, with protein sequence MESPLAGNLHSIQEKVIEELVQGRGLAAQLQVILHELTGFGRGSATAEDLVTRILRSFTEALSILSSNDSGKFPTSSPCWNHRRTSEEIPTSKDQSRKRAKIRNMQETWTRITSMPIEDGYAWRKYGQKGILNAKHLRCTYRFDQGCQATKQVQRTEDETPKFWTKYMGHHTCQDVLKASFILDSTAEEDELRRAAERRRRKRRLRIEPPLNSLRHTQPQQRPINPNPNPNAPKLPESVTVLTGNRLNLHNRILTLIRQNDLDEAALLTRHSIYSNCRPTIFTCNAVMAALLRQSRYSDLLSLHRFITQAGVAANVVTHNLLINAYCDCRKTDTALEHYKQLINDAPFNPSPTTYRILVKGLVDNNKVDRAVELKNEMLEKGFAPDSIVYNHLMLGLVKKLDPDGVLALYEELKEKLGGTHANKYYTKPLRNAGIRHVGFASMTLCESPEWKLDIGYWILDIGYWRLNEPQREREKEALMESALAGNLASVREKVIGELVQGREFAAQLQLVLHDLTGSGHDSATAKDLVTKVLRSFTEALTILSYTESGQVPVSSSSRDQQPRKQSKKRNMQETWTRITSMPIEDGYAWRKYGQKEILNAKHLRCYYRCTYRFDQGCQATKQVQRTEDETPKFWTKYSGHHTCQDVLNQASFILDSTAEEGVLLNFGSNTTTKQEPFFFSSSFPSRKEEPKKSFPSIQQEYNPSSSDYFPSQDLIKCKSSMPTSTLNSDHGDAVSGSSSSSSSSSSFDLDMELIDSVNLNDVLFDEEFF